Proteins encoded within one genomic window of Brachybacterium sp. P6-10-X1:
- a CDS encoding VOC family protein — MANIAKFYEHALAQGASFVTEPLDRKAEIRNYLRDPDGYYIEIGQSTGLLAGVHADPPTSQE, encoded by the coding sequence GTGGCAAATATCGCGAAGTTCTACGAGCACGCTCTGGCTCAAGGTGCGAGCTTCGTGACCGAGCCGCTTGATCGGAAGGCTGAGATCCGGAACTATCTGCGCGATCCCGACGGGTACTACATCGAGATCGGCCAGTCCACGGGACTGCTTGCGGGGGTCCACGCCGATCCGCCAACTTCTCAGGAATGA
- a CDS encoding TVP38/TMEM64 family protein produces MSTATGSVPAVSAPPRVAGTRSAPTVRPPRADPGSRGDAGSRGDAGSRGDAGSRLAPAGRRDPLRIAARLSPLLGLAVSIGLVTWGLQTGVLGSLESLRAFIDSLGMWGPAVFGVVCAALVVFPVIPGGLPVLAAPVLFGPVEGMLYSYVAVCAGLMLNFAIGRHVGLGLIERLVAPRTLEKFLGWTRHRRFSRAFALAIALPIAPDDLLCYVAGTTRMRWRDYVLIILLGKPWSLILYGLGVSTVVLRVLPW; encoded by the coding sequence ATGAGCACCGCGACCGGATCCGTCCCCGCCGTCTCCGCCCCGCCGCGCGTCGCGGGGACCCGCAGCGCACCGACCGTCCGGCCGCCGCGTGCTGATCCCGGCTCGCGGGGCGATGCCGGTTCACGGGGCGATGCCGGTTCGCGGGGCGACGCCGGTTCGCGGCTCGCACCTGCCGGCCGACGGGACCCGCTGCGCATCGCGGCCCGCCTGTCCCCGCTGCTGGGCCTCGCCGTCAGCATCGGCCTCGTGACCTGGGGTCTGCAGACCGGGGTGCTCGGGTCGTTGGAGAGCCTGCGGGCGTTCATCGATTCCCTGGGCATGTGGGGACCCGCCGTCTTCGGGGTGGTCTGCGCAGCCCTGGTCGTCTTCCCCGTGATTCCCGGCGGCCTGCCGGTCCTCGCCGCCCCCGTGCTGTTCGGCCCCGTCGAGGGGATGCTCTACAGCTACGTCGCCGTCTGCGCCGGCCTGATGCTCAACTTCGCGATCGGCCGGCACGTCGGACTGGGGCTGATCGAGCGGTTGGTCGCCCCGCGCACGCTCGAGAAGTTCCTGGGCTGGACCCGCCACCGACGGTTCAGCCGCGCCTTCGCCCTGGCGATCGCCCTGCCGATCGCACCGGACGACCTGCTGTGCTACGTCGCCGGCACGACGCGCATGCGGTGGCGCGACTATGTCCTGATCATCCTGCTGGGCAAGCCCTGGTCGCTGATCCTGTACGGCCTCGGCGTCAGCACCGTCGTCCTGCGCGTCCTGCCCTGGTGA
- a CDS encoding MFS transporter — translation MPVSSMGRTPAGRPQTLLRDRRIALVWTAGLIAWIGSHAMFVVLPFVVFDSTSSPGATALTVLASALPPVLLGQFAGVVTDRADRRRVLLGANLALAVLTIGLLFIGDWGWIAVLSFARSCVAQLVGPAEHALLPELAPNDRLGELASLNTLNNTLARLVGPAFGGILLAAAGFSGVVWLVVVCHALCAVLVFAVDHRSPWTESDQAGPGMLAQWREGARIARQQPVLRVLMPLVVMMAWGEGFVSALLAPFTRELLNAGPDVLGWILSAQAVGGVFGALWSTRVADRRPPFHLLAVAALVAGILLLVVFTYPLGYQAVWPAVALTTLAGAPFAVVAAMQGTLLQTQSPPAARGRVFSLFWGVTSLAQLLGIGLAGVLAERFGSVVVVLDGVGYVIAGLAGLAAARRINW, via the coding sequence ATGCCTGTTTCTTCGATGGGGAGAACTCCAGCCGGCCGCCCACAGACTCTGCTGCGGGACCGTCGGATCGCCCTCGTCTGGACCGCCGGCCTCATCGCGTGGATCGGTAGCCATGCGATGTTCGTGGTGCTTCCATTCGTGGTCTTCGACAGCACGTCCTCACCCGGCGCCACGGCGCTGACCGTGCTCGCGTCGGCTCTGCCGCCGGTGCTGCTGGGACAGTTCGCAGGTGTCGTCACGGACCGCGCGGACCGGCGTCGGGTGCTGCTCGGAGCGAACCTTGCGCTGGCCGTGCTGACGATCGGCCTCCTCTTCATCGGCGACTGGGGATGGATTGCGGTGCTGTCCTTCGCGCGCAGCTGCGTCGCTCAACTGGTGGGGCCCGCTGAGCATGCACTACTGCCCGAGTTGGCACCCAATGATCGGCTCGGCGAGCTCGCGAGCCTCAACACGCTCAACAACACGCTCGCGCGTCTCGTGGGGCCCGCCTTTGGCGGAATACTGCTAGCTGCTGCCGGATTCAGCGGTGTCGTCTGGCTCGTCGTGGTGTGCCATGCTCTCTGTGCGGTCTTGGTCTTCGCCGTCGATCACCGGTCCCCCTGGACGGAATCCGACCAGGCCGGTCCGGGCATGTTGGCCCAGTGGCGAGAGGGCGCGAGGATCGCGAGACAGCAGCCCGTACTCCGCGTTCTCATGCCGCTGGTGGTGATGATGGCATGGGGAGAAGGGTTCGTCTCCGCTCTCCTCGCGCCCTTCACACGTGAGCTCCTGAACGCCGGTCCGGATGTGCTGGGTTGGATTCTCTCCGCTCAGGCCGTCGGCGGTGTATTCGGCGCACTCTGGTCAACTCGCGTGGCGGACCGACGGCCTCCGTTCCATCTGCTCGCGGTCGCGGCGCTCGTGGCTGGGATACTGCTGCTCGTCGTCTTCACGTACCCACTCGGATACCAGGCCGTGTGGCCGGCGGTGGCCCTGACCACACTCGCCGGCGCCCCTTTCGCCGTCGTGGCGGCAATGCAAGGAACCTTGCTGCAGACCCAAAGCCCACCGGCCGCTCGCGGCCGCGTATTTTCCCTGTTCTGGGGCGTGACCTCGCTGGCGCAACTGCTCGGCATCGGTCTGGCAGGCGTACTCGCCGAGCGTTTCGGCAGCGTCGTCGTGGTGCTCGACGGCGTCGGCTACGTCATCGCAGGCCTTGCCGGCCTCGCAGCGGCACGCCGCATCAATTGGTGA
- a CDS encoding glycosyltransferase, with protein MRSRAVRRPRRPGGRSAQRARTALRAALSTLPGRHPRGGVRPDQPLRVLMPRGLGSLARQSGIGAAMRHQETAVRSLGHQVVTNPLRPFDVVHLNTPFPDTPLIARWARLWRRPVLMWAHSTEDDFRDSFPGANAVAPLFRRWLAHLYRRGDAVVTPSEYSRELISAPKYGLSAPVHVLSNGVDTTYFRPDPSARERLRASLDLPQDATVVISVGMQLVRKGILDWVEVARRLPEVTFVWYGSTDERLLTADVRRALATAPANARFPGYVSAETLRESYCGADAFCFLTKEETEGIVLWEALACEVPVLVRAIPLYRDRMPDGVLTHQVAGDGPGFAGDVAERLSGLLAGELSDLTRAGRRAAEDVDLHQVARDLQQIYDITGVRPHRLTRPVTADAEVATVRALPTRAAGDADRGAAR; from the coding sequence ATGAGATCCCGCGCCGTGAGGCGCCCCCGTCGGCCCGGGGGCCGCTCGGCGCAACGTGCCCGCACGGCCCTGCGCGCGGCGCTCTCGACCCTGCCCGGCCGCCATCCCCGAGGCGGAGTGCGCCCCGATCAGCCGCTGCGGGTGCTGATGCCCCGCGGCCTGGGGAGCCTGGCCCGGCAATCCGGCATCGGCGCCGCCATGCGCCATCAGGAGACCGCCGTGCGCTCCCTGGGCCACCAGGTGGTCACCAACCCGCTGCGCCCCTTCGACGTGGTGCACCTGAACACCCCGTTCCCGGACACGCCGCTGATCGCGCGGTGGGCCCGGCTGTGGCGGCGCCCCGTGCTGATGTGGGCGCACTCCACCGAGGACGACTTCCGCGACTCCTTCCCCGGCGCCAACGCCGTGGCCCCGCTCTTCCGCCGGTGGCTCGCGCATCTGTACCGCCGCGGCGACGCCGTGGTCACCCCCAGCGAGTACTCCCGCGAGCTGATCTCGGCCCCGAAGTACGGCCTGTCCGCCCCGGTCCACGTGCTCTCCAACGGCGTGGACACCACCTACTTCCGCCCCGATCCGAGCGCCCGCGAGCGCCTGCGGGCCTCCCTCGACCTGCCCCAGGACGCGACGGTCGTGATCAGCGTGGGCATGCAGCTGGTGCGCAAGGGGATCCTGGACTGGGTGGAGGTCGCCCGGCGCCTGCCCGAGGTGACCTTCGTCTGGTACGGGAGCACCGATGAGCGCCTGTTGACGGCGGACGTCCGCCGCGCCCTGGCCACCGCCCCCGCCAATGCCCGGTTCCCCGGATACGTGAGCGCGGAAACGCTGCGCGAGTCCTACTGCGGCGCCGACGCCTTCTGCTTCCTGACCAAGGAGGAGACCGAGGGGATCGTGCTGTGGGAGGCGCTGGCCTGCGAGGTGCCCGTGCTGGTGCGGGCGATCCCGCTGTACCGGGACCGGATGCCCGACGGCGTGCTCACGCATCAGGTCGCCGGGGACGGCCCGGGATTCGCCGGGGACGTCGCGGAGCGGCTGTCCGGGCTGCTGGCCGGGGAACTGTCCGATCTCACCCGCGCGGGCCGACGCGCGGCCGAGGACGTGGACCTGCACCAGGTCGCCCGCGACCTCCAGCAGATCTACGACATCACGGGCGTGCGCCCGCACCGGCTGACGCGACCGGTCACCGCCGACGCTGAGGTCGCCACAGTACGAGCGCTCCCGACTCGCGCCGCTGGGGACGCTGACCGCGGCGCAGCGCGCTGA
- a CDS encoding heat shock protein transcriptional repressor HspR produces the protein MAAQHRIDERAPVFVISVAAELSGMHPQTLRQYDRIGLVSPQRTLGRGRRYSARDVAKLREVQRLSQDQGINLAGIKRILELQDEVTDLVEQLESVQESLDSLTPAQRRVFAADRDGEISALRRGQRPQRRESGALVLWRPQRRR, from the coding sequence ATGGCAGCTCAGCACCGCATCGACGAGCGGGCCCCCGTGTTCGTGATCTCCGTGGCGGCCGAGCTCTCCGGGATGCATCCCCAGACCCTGCGTCAGTACGACCGCATCGGGCTGGTCTCCCCGCAGCGCACCCTGGGCCGCGGGCGGCGCTACAGCGCCCGCGACGTGGCGAAGCTCCGCGAGGTCCAGCGCCTCTCCCAGGACCAGGGCATCAACCTCGCCGGCATCAAGCGGATCCTCGAGCTGCAGGACGAGGTCACCGACCTCGTCGAGCAGCTCGAGAGCGTCCAGGAGTCGCTCGACTCCCTGACCCCCGCGCAGCGGCGCGTGTTCGCCGCGGACCGGGACGGGGAGATCAGCGCGCTGCGCCGCGGTCAGCGTCCCCAGCGGCGCGAGTCGGGAGCGCTCGTACTGTGGCGACCTCAGCGTCGGCGGTGA
- the dnaK gene encoding molecular chaperone DnaK has product MSRVVGIDLGTTNSAVSVLEGGQPTVIANAEGSRTTPSVVAFSKQGEVLVGEVAKRQAVTNVDRTISSVKRHMGTEWSTEIDDKKYTAQEISARILGKLKKDAESYLGESVTDAVVTVPAYFSDAERQATKDAGTIAGLNVLRIINEPTAAALAYGLEKGNDDEQILVFDLGGGTFDVSLLEVSKDDEGSTVQVQATAGDNRLGGDDWDQKIVDWLISQVKNKEGVDLSKDRIALQRLKESAEQAKKELSSATSTSISLQYLSMTENGPLHLDEKLSRAQFEDMTSDLLERTKSPFHQVIKDAGIKVSDIDHVVLVGGSTRMPAVTEAVKNLTDGKEPNKSVNPDEVVAVGAALQAAVIKGERKDVLLMDVTPLSLGIETKGGVMTKLIERNAAIPTKTSEVFSTAEDNQPSVAIQVFQGERQFTRDNKMLGTFELTGIAPAPRGIPQVEVTFDIDSNGIVHVTAKDRGTNNEQSIQITGGSALSDEDIDRMVKDAEAHAAEDEERRKNADARNTVEQLVYQGEKLLKDNEDKISDADRTKAEDAIKDAKDELAKEDASTEDLEAKRDGLNEALQAVGTAIYSQAEGAEGSEGAEGAAQGGADASSDDDDVVDAEVVDEDEEKK; this is encoded by the coding sequence ATGTCCCGTGTCGTCGGAATCGACCTCGGTACCACCAACTCCGCCGTCTCCGTCCTGGAGGGCGGCCAGCCCACGGTGATCGCCAACGCCGAGGGCTCCCGCACCACCCCGTCGGTCGTCGCCTTCTCCAAGCAGGGCGAGGTCCTCGTCGGTGAGGTCGCCAAGCGTCAGGCCGTCACCAACGTCGATCGCACCATCTCCTCCGTCAAGCGCCACATGGGCACGGAGTGGAGCACGGAGATCGACGACAAGAAGTACACCGCGCAGGAGATCTCGGCGCGCATCCTCGGCAAGCTCAAGAAGGACGCCGAGTCCTACCTGGGCGAGTCCGTGACCGATGCGGTCGTCACCGTCCCGGCGTACTTCTCCGACGCCGAGCGTCAGGCGACGAAGGACGCCGGCACCATCGCCGGTCTCAACGTCCTGCGCATCATCAACGAGCCCACCGCCGCGGCTCTCGCCTACGGCCTCGAGAAGGGCAACGACGACGAGCAGATCCTGGTCTTCGACCTCGGTGGCGGCACCTTCGACGTCTCCCTGCTCGAGGTGAGCAAGGATGACGAGGGCTCGACCGTCCAGGTCCAGGCCACCGCCGGTGACAACCGCCTCGGCGGTGACGACTGGGACCAGAAGATCGTCGACTGGCTGATCTCCCAGGTCAAGAACAAGGAGGGCGTGGACCTCTCCAAGGACCGGATCGCGCTGCAGCGCCTCAAGGAGTCCGCCGAGCAGGCCAAGAAGGAGCTGAGCTCGGCCACCTCCACCAGCATCTCGCTGCAGTACCTGTCGATGACGGAGAACGGCCCGCTGCACCTGGACGAGAAGCTCTCGCGCGCCCAGTTCGAGGACATGACCTCGGACCTGCTCGAGCGCACCAAGTCCCCCTTCCACCAGGTGATCAAGGATGCCGGCATCAAGGTCTCCGACATCGACCACGTGGTCCTCGTCGGCGGCTCCACCCGCATGCCGGCCGTCACCGAGGCTGTCAAGAACCTCACCGACGGCAAGGAGCCCAACAAGTCGGTCAACCCCGACGAGGTCGTCGCCGTCGGCGCCGCGCTGCAGGCCGCCGTCATCAAGGGCGAGCGCAAGGACGTCCTGCTCATGGACGTCACCCCGCTGTCCCTCGGCATCGAGACCAAGGGTGGCGTGATGACCAAGCTCATCGAGCGCAACGCAGCCATCCCGACCAAGACCTCCGAGGTGTTCTCCACGGCCGAGGACAACCAGCCCTCCGTGGCGATCCAGGTGTTCCAGGGCGAGCGTCAGTTCACCCGGGACAACAAGATGCTCGGCACCTTCGAGCTGACCGGCATCGCCCCGGCGCCCCGCGGCATCCCGCAGGTCGAGGTCACCTTCGACATCGACTCCAACGGCATCGTTCACGTGACCGCGAAGGATCGCGGCACGAACAACGAGCAGTCCATCCAGATCACCGGCGGCTCCGCGCTGTCCGACGAGGACATCGACCGCATGGTGAAGGACGCCGAGGCGCACGCCGCCGAGGACGAGGAGCGCCGGAAGAACGCCGACGCCCGCAACACCGTCGAGCAGCTCGTCTACCAGGGCGAGAAGCTTCTGAAGGACAACGAGGACAAGATCTCCGACGCCGACAGGACCAAGGCCGAGGACGCCATCAAGGACGCCAAGGACGAGCTGGCCAAGGAGGATGCCTCCACGGAGGACCTCGAGGCCAAGCGCGACGGCCTCAACGAGGCCCTGCAGGCCGTCGGCACCGCGATCTACTCGCAGGCCGAGGGCGCCGAAGGGTCCGAGGGCGCCGAGGGTGCTGCTCAGGGCGGCGCCGACGCATCCTCGGACGACGATGACGTGGTCGACGCGGAGGTCGTGGACGAGGACGAGGAGAAGAAGTGA
- a CDS encoding DnaJ C-terminal domain-containing protein, whose protein sequence is MSSQDWLDKDFYAVLGVSKDASAQEIKKAYRTQARKYHPDHHPGDAKAEERFKEIGEAYSVLNDSEQREQYDAIRAMGSGGARFSAGQGGPGGAGFEDVFSSMFGGGQGGGFPGAGRPGPGGARTAGGAGNPDLDDILRMFGQGSGSAGFSGGGGFPGGAAGSGGAPAKGSDLSARTRISFRDAALGTEIRLSVDGRSLTARIPAGVHDGQKIRLRGKGRPGPGGAKAGDLLLTLDVDEHPVFSSEGANLHLTLPVSFDEAVLGATVPVPLLDGGSVTLKIPAGTPSGRTLRVRGKGIATKKTTGDLLATVQVAVPTHVEGAAKKAVEDLREALADEDPRAGLAEAAAR, encoded by the coding sequence ATGTCCTCCCAGGACTGGCTCGACAAGGACTTCTACGCGGTCCTCGGCGTCTCGAAGGACGCGAGCGCGCAGGAGATCAAGAAGGCCTATCGCACCCAGGCCCGGAAGTACCACCCCGATCACCACCCCGGTGACGCCAAGGCCGAGGAGCGGTTCAAGGAGATCGGCGAGGCGTACTCGGTGCTCAACGACTCCGAGCAGCGCGAGCAGTACGACGCGATCCGCGCCATGGGCTCCGGCGGCGCTCGATTCTCCGCGGGCCAGGGCGGACCCGGCGGCGCCGGCTTCGAGGACGTCTTCTCCTCCATGTTCGGCGGCGGCCAGGGCGGCGGGTTCCCGGGCGCCGGCCGCCCCGGCCCCGGCGGCGCGCGCACCGCCGGCGGCGCCGGGAACCCGGACCTCGACGACATCCTGCGCATGTTCGGCCAGGGCAGCGGGTCGGCCGGCTTCAGCGGCGGGGGAGGCTTCCCCGGCGGCGCCGCCGGCTCCGGGGGCGCCCCCGCGAAGGGCTCCGATCTCTCCGCCCGCACCCGGATCAGCTTCCGGGACGCGGCGCTGGGCACCGAGATCCGCCTCAGCGTCGACGGACGCTCGCTGACCGCCCGCATCCCCGCCGGCGTGCACGACGGGCAGAAGATCCGCCTGCGCGGAAAGGGTCGTCCCGGCCCCGGCGGTGCCAAGGCCGGCGACCTGCTGCTGACGCTGGACGTCGACGAGCACCCCGTCTTCAGCAGCGAGGGCGCGAACCTGCACCTGACCCTTCCGGTCTCCTTCGACGAGGCCGTGCTCGGCGCCACGGTGCCCGTGCCCCTGCTCGACGGCGGCTCCGTGACCCTGAAGATCCCGGCCGGCACGCCCTCGGGCCGCACCCTGCGGGTGCGCGGCAAGGGCATCGCGACGAAGAAGACCACCGGCGATCTCCTGGCCACCGTGCAGGTCGCGGTCCCCACGCATGTCGAAGGGGCCGCCAAGAAGGCGGTCGAGGACCTGCGCGAGGCCCTGGCCGACGAGGATCCGCGCGCCGGGCTCGCCGAGGCCGCCGCGCGCTGA
- a CDS encoding winged helix-turn-helix domain-containing protein: protein MAARSAPPWDDIDVDALHEVTDPAQVAILTDPHRVRFLRPFLGREVTVSQVAAELEVSPNALLYRVRRMVDAGLLQVVATRPRAGRAVKVYRASHDGYRVPMSAMRYDDIRHRVDTYGRPLLENLARAYTAALLAAPRHDRVVACTRAGEVWATDLLPSATRQGDPLLFADTVLWLDQEQAHRVRLRLHEALDEALSSADPTRATGSATPYFVMGALLPMPPANG, encoded by the coding sequence GTGGCTGCGCGGAGCGCGCCGCCATGGGATGACATCGACGTCGATGCACTGCACGAAGTCACGGATCCTGCCCAGGTCGCGATCCTGACCGATCCCCACCGGGTGCGGTTCCTCCGGCCGTTCCTGGGTCGCGAGGTGACAGTCAGCCAGGTCGCGGCCGAGCTGGAGGTGTCGCCGAATGCGTTGCTGTACCGGGTGCGGCGGATGGTCGACGCAGGACTCCTGCAGGTGGTGGCGACTCGGCCGCGGGCAGGGCGAGCGGTCAAGGTGTACCGCGCCAGTCACGACGGCTACCGGGTGCCGATGTCTGCGATGCGCTATGACGACATCCGGCATCGTGTCGACACCTACGGCCGGCCGCTCCTGGAGAACCTGGCCCGGGCCTACACCGCAGCGCTGCTCGCCGCCCCGCGTCACGATCGAGTCGTCGCATGCACCCGTGCCGGGGAGGTGTGGGCTACCGATCTGCTCCCCTCGGCGACACGCCAGGGCGACCCTCTCCTGTTCGCAGACACAGTGCTCTGGCTCGATCAGGAACAAGCCCACCGGGTGCGGCTCCGACTTCACGAGGCACTCGACGAGGCCCTGAGCTCGGCGGACCCGACACGCGCAACCGGCAGCGCCACGCCCTATTTCGTCATGGGGGCTCTGTTGCCGATGCCCCCGGCGAACGGATGA
- a CDS encoding aspartate/glutamate racemase family protein has translation MSEEIGGRLDPTDWSRPVVGVLGGLGPAATSVFLDVLIRATAARSDQEHVDLLVSQHSTTPDRTAGILEPGAPDPGPVIVRDAVMLERAGVDLLVLPCNTAHHYARQVEAATTVPLLSIVETTARTAVESAAGAPIAVFATEGNIHAEVYQEAIAAQGGTSLVPDRALQDDINHLIYGQVKAGAPVDLDLFDSCIDRALEQGASTAVLGCTELSVVYDQHGYRGDARLVDSLTELARITVRQAGKELTELFR, from the coding sequence ATGAGCGAGGAGATCGGCGGCCGGCTCGACCCCACCGACTGGTCCCGCCCCGTGGTCGGCGTCCTCGGCGGGCTCGGCCCGGCGGCCACCTCGGTGTTCCTGGACGTGCTGATCCGCGCGACCGCGGCCCGCAGCGACCAGGAGCACGTGGACCTGCTCGTCTCCCAGCACTCCACCACCCCGGACCGGACGGCGGGGATCCTGGAGCCCGGGGCTCCCGACCCCGGTCCGGTGATCGTCCGGGACGCGGTCATGCTCGAACGCGCCGGGGTGGACCTGCTCGTGCTGCCCTGCAACACCGCCCACCACTATGCGCGCCAGGTGGAGGCGGCGACCACCGTCCCGCTGCTGAGCATCGTCGAGACCACCGCTCGCACCGCCGTCGAGAGCGCTGCCGGAGCGCCCATCGCCGTCTTCGCGACCGAGGGCAACATCCACGCCGAGGTCTACCAGGAGGCGATCGCCGCCCAGGGAGGCACGTCACTGGTCCCCGACCGTGCCCTGCAGGACGACATCAATCACCTCATCTACGGGCAGGTCAAGGCCGGGGCCCCGGTGGACCTGGATCTCTTCGACTCCTGCATCGACCGGGCGCTCGAGCAGGGGGCGAGCACCGCCGTGCTCGGCTGCACCGAGCTGTCGGTCGTGTACGACCAGCATGGATACCGCGGCGACGCGCGACTGGTCGACTCGCTCACCGAGCTCGCCCGCATCACGGTCCGCCAGGCCGGCAAGGAGCTCACCGAGCTGTTCCGGTGA
- a CDS encoding glycosyltransferase family 4 protein codes for MNLTSMRPAERTGTSQRPLRVLLTTDWWEPVVNGVVASVATLRRELLALGCDVRVLTLSPGMRTRSEEGVYRIGSVSAGLFYDRARVGMPAGRRMLREILRWGPDVVHSQCEFSTHVWARRIAKSLGVPLVHTYHTIYEDYTHYYSPSRTVGRKVVATFSRRVLAGADAVIAPTAKVASLLDGYGVHRPVHVVPTGLDLQRFRPARTAAERADAAALRERLGITAGQKVLVSVSRLAKEKNLDEVLDLVAEAGREDTVLVLVGEGPYRAELEDRAAALGIADRVRFPGVVDPAEVQRWYRIGDAFVSASRSETQGLTFIEALASGLPLLCRRDPSLASVVIAGRTGWQFETAGEFSARLDELLDDAPLRRGMSLAAAEHARATCGAQEFGRAVLGVYQQVLRRRSPQIIASRTVVA; via the coding sequence GTGAACCTGACCAGCATGCGCCCCGCCGAACGGACCGGCACGTCGCAGCGCCCGCTGCGGGTGCTGCTGACCACCGACTGGTGGGAACCCGTCGTCAACGGGGTCGTCGCCTCGGTGGCGACGCTGCGCCGCGAACTGCTGGCTCTCGGCTGCGATGTCCGCGTGCTCACCCTGTCCCCGGGGATGCGCACCCGCAGCGAGGAGGGCGTCTACCGGATCGGCTCCGTCTCGGCGGGACTGTTCTACGACCGGGCGCGCGTCGGGATGCCCGCCGGCCGCCGGATGCTGCGCGAGATCCTGCGCTGGGGGCCGGACGTCGTCCACTCCCAGTGCGAGTTCTCCACCCACGTGTGGGCGCGCCGCATCGCGAAGTCCCTCGGGGTGCCGCTGGTGCACACGTACCACACCATCTACGAGGACTACACGCACTACTACTCCCCCAGCCGCACCGTCGGCCGGAAGGTCGTCGCGACCTTCTCGCGCCGAGTGCTGGCGGGGGCCGACGCCGTCATCGCCCCGACCGCGAAGGTGGCCTCCCTGCTGGACGGCTACGGCGTGCACCGGCCCGTCCACGTGGTCCCCACCGGCCTGGACCTGCAGCGCTTCCGCCCGGCCCGCACCGCGGCCGAACGCGCGGACGCCGCGGCCCTGCGGGAGCGGCTCGGCATCACCGCCGGACAGAAGGTGCTGGTCTCCGTGAGCCGTCTGGCCAAGGAGAAGAACCTCGACGAGGTGCTGGACCTGGTCGCGGAGGCGGGGCGCGAGGACACCGTGCTCGTGCTGGTCGGCGAGGGGCCGTACCGCGCCGAGCTCGAGGACCGCGCCGCGGCCCTGGGCATCGCGGATCGGGTCCGCTTCCCCGGTGTGGTCGACCCGGCGGAGGTCCAGCGCTGGTATCGCATCGGCGACGCCTTCGTCAGCGCCTCCCGCAGCGAGACCCAGGGGCTGACGTTCATCGAGGCCCTGGCCAGCGGTTTGCCGCTGCTGTGCCGCCGGGACCCCTCCCTGGCCAGCGTCGTGATCGCCGGGCGCACCGGGTGGCAGTTCGAGACCGCCGGCGAGTTCTCCGCCCGGCTCGATGAGCTGCTCGATGATGCTCCGCTGCGCCGGGGGATGTCCCTCGCCGCGGCCGAGCACGCCCGGGCCACCTGCGGTGCGCAGGAGTTCGGCCGCGCGGTGCTGGGGGTGTACCAGCAGGTGCTGCGTCGCCGCAGTCCGCAGATCATCGCCTCACGGACGGTGGTCGCATGA
- a CDS encoding VOC family protein yields the protein MNSHAQPGDVPAGAAGGFPAPTEGLLVTHFLTVRDVAVSLDFYTRVFGAEIVFEENPATIKLANSWIIMNPGGGPTPDKPGIDLRPPPKREIRSPVSSISAWQISRSSTSTLWLKVRAS from the coding sequence ATGAATTCACATGCCCAACCAGGTGACGTGCCAGCGGGGGCTGCGGGAGGATTCCCCGCACCGACAGAAGGCCTCTTGGTCACGCACTTTCTGACAGTACGCGACGTCGCCGTTTCACTAGACTTCTATACGCGAGTTTTTGGGGCGGAGATCGTCTTCGAAGAAAATCCCGCAACGATCAAGCTCGCGAACAGTTGGATCATCATGAACCCGGGCGGTGGCCCTACTCCTGACAAGCCAGGCATCGATCTGCGCCCCCCCCCGAAGAGGGAGATCCGGTCTCCAGTTTCCTCAATATCCGCGTGGCAAATATCGCGAAGTTCTACGAGCACGCTCTGGCTCAAGGTGCGAGCTTCGTGA
- a CDS encoding nucleotide exchange factor GrpE, whose protein sequence is MTEDRSTPDDAERPEGEPRFSFTDKRKVNPEDGSIRPAGDTPADPAQPVDPIDAEAATLYEQAAEGGQESAPADAGYVAELEGKVAELSEELKREQAEYVNSRRRIEAQAETGKEAAVGRVLTSLIGVLDDVEAGRQHGDIAEGTPFHAIAQKLEDTLATHGLTRFGAVGEEFDPTVHEALMHEDADDVETATISLVIQPGYSMNDRVLRPARVGTRGPA, encoded by the coding sequence ATGACCGAGGACCGGAGCACCCCCGACGACGCTGAGCGCCCGGAGGGCGAGCCGAGGTTCTCCTTCACCGACAAGAGGAAGGTGAACCCGGAGGACGGCAGCATCCGTCCCGCCGGGGACACCCCGGCCGATCCGGCGCAGCCGGTGGACCCGATCGACGCCGAGGCCGCGACGCTCTACGAGCAGGCGGCCGAGGGCGGGCAGGAGTCCGCTCCGGCCGATGCTGGGTACGTCGCCGAGCTGGAGGGCAAGGTCGCCGAGCTCTCCGAGGAGCTCAAGCGCGAGCAGGCCGAGTACGTCAACTCGCGCCGGCGCATCGAGGCCCAGGCAGAGACGGGCAAGGAAGCGGCCGTCGGCCGTGTCCTGACCTCGCTGATCGGGGTCCTGGACGACGTGGAGGCGGGGCGCCAGCACGGCGACATCGCCGAGGGCACACCCTTCCACGCGATCGCCCAGAAGCTCGAGGACACCCTCGCCACCCACGGGCTCACGCGCTTCGGCGCGGTCGGGGAGGAGTTCGACCCGACCGTCCACGAGGCCCTCATGCACGAGGACGCCGACGACGTCGAGACCGCGACCATCTCGCTGGTGATCCAGCCGGGATACTCGATGAACGACCGGGTGCTGCGCCCGGCGCGCGTCGGGACCCGCGGCCCCGCCTGA